One region of Emys orbicularis isolate rEmyOrb1 chromosome 4, rEmyOrb1.hap1, whole genome shotgun sequence genomic DNA includes:
- the ZDHHC22 gene encoding palmitoyltransferase ZDHHC22, translating into MLVLRVLNVVAPAYFLCISLVTFVLQLFLFIPSMFKDPSTTPLFSPALLHGALFLFLSANALGNYILVIQNSPEDLGKCLNSGGGAEVVVDRPDGSRFPCSALPSTHFCRLCARVTQRHDHHCFFTGNCIGSRNMRNFVMFCLYTSLACLDSLVAGVAYISAVLSMSFANPLAFLTLLPHSISQFFSGALLSSEMFVILMLYLWLGIGLACAGFCSHQILLILRGQTRYQVRKGMVVRARPWRKNLQDVFGKRWLIGLLIPILNVGSDYHRHKDK; encoded by the exons ATGCTAGTTCTCAGGGTGCTCAATGTTGTTGCTCCAGCCTACTTCCTGTGCATCTCCTTAGTGACCTTCGTCCTCCAGCTCTTTCTCTTCATCCCCAGCATGTTCAAAGACCCTTCCACCACCCCACTTTTCTCTCCTGCTCTGCTGCATGGggccctcttcctcttcctctcagCTAATGCCCTGGGGAACTACATCCTTGTGATACAGAACTCCCCTGAGGACCTTGGCAAGTGCCTGAACTCGGGCGGAGGAGCCGAAGTGGTGGTGGACCGGCCGGACGGAAGCAGGTTCCCTTGCTCAGCCTTGCCCAGCACCCACTTCTGTAGACTGTGTGCCAGAGTCACCCAAAGGCATGACCACCACTGTTTCTTCACAGGGAACTGCATCGGGAGCAGGAACATGCGGAACTTCGTCATGTTCTGCCTCTACACCTCCTTGGCTTGTCTCGACTCCCTGGTGGCAGGGGTGGCTTACATTTCTGCAGTGCTCTCTATGTCCTTTGCAAACCCACTGGCCTTCCTCACCCTCCTGCCTCACTCCATCAGCCAGTTCTTCTCAG GAGCTCTCCTTAGCTCTGAAATGTTTGTCATTCTCATGCTGTACCTCTGGCTTGGAATTGGACTTGCCTGTGCTGGCTTCTGTTCCCACCAGATACTGTTGATCTTACGAGGGCAAACTCGCTACCAGGTGCGGAAGGGGATGGTGGTAAGAGCCCGGCCCTGGAGGAAGAACCTGCAGGATGTCTTTGGGAAGAGGTGGCTAATAGGACTTCTCATTCCTATACTAAATGTGGGAAGTGACTATCACAGGCATAAAGACAAGTAA